The Venturia canescens isolate UGA chromosome 4, ASM1945775v1, whole genome shotgun sequence genomic interval ttttttttaatttataatttttcagtTCTTGACTTAGTTCCTAATAAAACCAGCATTAATATTACCCGTGCAATTTATACTACTCACAATAAAAACAACCTTTTATATTTTCTAGCTTTGAAGGAGAAACATGCCAGGAAGGGAGGTCATGTTGGTGGCGCATACCAGAGGCGAGGATACAATCCGAATGTTGATTATCATGATTCGGAGTATCATTATGGATCGGATTTTGGTGATGAGTCGAGTGAAAAGAGTGATCAGGATGATGATGTGATTCAGAGTGAAGTTGAAAGTTCAGAGTCCATAGAAGAGCCAGATCCATCGAGCGATAGCGATTTTTCATTGTCTTCGTTCAGCACGACAAGTGGAACGCCTCGAAAAGCTCTACTCGGACAACAGAGAGCACCCAGTCCGGAGCCTTTATGGCTACAGAATCGTGAATTGCCCAAACTCGAAATACCAAAATCCTCGGAAGATTTATTGATTCCCAAAGAACATGTAATGTCGTGTCTTTCTATATACGAGGTTTTGCGACATTTTCGTACACTCGTGAGACTTTCATCATTCAGATTCGAGGATTTCTGTGCAGCGCTCACCTGTGATGATCAGACGAATTTACTTGCTGAAATTCACATTATGCTGATAAAAGCTTTACTGCGAGAAGAAGACTCACAACAAACTCACTTTGGTCCTTTGGATCAAAAGGATTCGGTTAACGTAGGCCTTTATTTCGTCGATCCCATGACGTGGCCCGAGGTTCTACGATCTTACGTGGAAAGTGACAAACACTTTGAcgaaaatatcttgaaaatCATTACCAACTCTGAGTATCCATTCACCCCTCTCGAAGACCGATTGAAAGTGTTGCAATTTCTTACGGATCAATTTCTCATCACCAATCCTGTTAGAGAAGATCTCCTTCACGAAGGCAATATGCATTATGATGATCATTGTCGCGTCTGCCATCGACTCGGCGATCTTTTGTGTTGCGAGACTTGCCCAGCTGTTTTTCATCTCGAATGCGTTGAGCCACCTCTCGTCGATGTTCCCACTGAAGATTGGCAATGCTCAATCTGCAAAGCTCATAAAATCACAGGCGTCGTCGATTGTGTTCCCgacgtcgaaaaaaatggactgCTTTGTCGACAAGAACATCTCGGCTTCGATCGGCACGGTcgtaaatactggtttttagCCAGACGTGTTTTCGTGTAAGTCGTAGTATAGCCTTGCTCACCGAACACGGAGTTTCCTGctgaaacgttgaaaaatttcatgtgcttttttttgttgaaattgtgttaatgcaaaaaaaaatactttttttgttatgcaatggaatttttattttcaactgaAGGGAATCGGAATTTCGAACGGAATTGATATTCCTCTACCTTccgacattgaaaaatgactGTAAAAACTACAGTTGATATCGATTATCAGCATGTATTTTAATGCTTTTGTTCAACCTTATCTTGCAGAGAGAGCGAAGATGGCCAAGTGTGGTATTACAGCACACCATTGCAGTTCGAGGAGCTCATGTCGAGTCTGGACAAGAACGAGATGGAAGTCGCCCTGTACCGTGAGCTTTCTGATTACAAGGACGAAATTGTTAGACAGATGGAACTCACTGAGACTATTACAAATCAGATAAAGGGCAACAAAAAATCTTACTTGGAAGTTGAAAATGGTAAGTGAATATATTTAGCTCGCTTCGAGTATAGAATTGATTTTTAATGAACGCAAGCTAACAAGATAAACCTTTACAGCCGCTATTCTCAAGCAAAAAAAAGAACGTGCagataagaaagaaaaagaggaggaagaaaagCGGGAAAAAGAGCGCCAGAATGCTGAGGACGCGGTGAGAAGAATGCATGAGGGTACTGATTCCGTGGAGGAAAATATGGCTTCCACATCTGATCAAGAAAGTCAAAAACCTGTAGAAACGACGGAGGAAGCAAAAAGTTCGGAAATCTCGGAGAAATCACAGGACACTGCAGGCCCGAAGggtgtgaaaattgaagaaactgaagaaacgggaaTGGACACAGAGGAAACGATATCGACAATCGTGAAAGATGGCAAAAAGCACAGTATAGTGACAAGATCGAAGACAGGATCTTTGCAACCACGAACATTTAACATGGACGATTTGAAGCGTCGTAGTACGGCAATTATGTCGAAGGAAGAATTGGAAAAGTTGGAGAAACTTGACAAATCGACAAAAGATGAAGGTGTCGAGGGAACAAGATTGACGAGACAAAAAGCTCATCAGATTGCCACGGGAACACACTTGTTTAAGCTTGGAATGGAcaacaatttcaaaacttaCGTAAACCAGTACAGCACGAATCCGATCGCGCTAAATAAACCTCAACGAAACGAAGAACGCGACAAAAAACGTCATTTGTCGCACAAATTTTCTCTCACCCAGGCTTCGGAATTTAAGTGGATTGGCAGTCTGACTGGAACGCGAGCTTTGCTCGTGAGTACGATAAGACAGACAATATTGCAATTGGAGAGTAATATTCAGGCACCATTCATGCACACGAATTGGCCGTTGttacgaaaaccatggactGCTGCGGTTGGAGCTTGTGTGAACCCTCGTGATTTTGCACGAGCTCTCATAGTTCTACAGGCTTGTATAAAATCTGTGGTTTTCGCCAGTGTCTGGCACGATCAATTGGGCCACGTTAAATTGCAACGAGTTACGGCATTGGAgcgcgaggagaaaaaacgtttggacaaaaaagagaaaaaagaaaaagaggacgAGGAAGAGCGCAATCGTTTGACgtacaattttgtgaaatacaCCCTCGGCTTGAAACATCAAGTTTGGAAGCAAAAAGGTGAGGAGTATCGGGTTCACGGTCAATGGGGTTGGTTGTGGATCTCGTCATCGCGTCGATACAAATTTCAAGCGACGAACAAGCTCGGTCTCCTTGGAGGACCACAAAAAATCATGGTACAAATCCGCGATCAGGATGGCTTGAAAATTCTTGCTCTTGATCCTTCCACTTATGATTTTCTTATGAACGAATATTGTCTACCAAAAGAGGAACAAGAGGAGAAAACCGTGCCGAAAATCAAAGAAGAAATAGAACCCGAGGATGAACTCAAAGAACGGTTGGCCGACGACAGCACtcaagaaacgaaaaaagtggAGATCAAAAGTGAgaccggagaaaaaaatcctctcgTGTCGACGGAAACCGTGAAAACCGAACCTAAAGCTTGTCCTTCATTTCTCGCAGgtatgaaaatcgaaaaagttttctctccgatcgaaaaattcgacgaAATCGATATTACCAAGGCACTTACTACCCACGGGCGCTTGCATTATCCAAAAATTGCAAAGAAAACTCGTattgacgattttttatcgCGTCGAACCCATCTGAAACTCCTCGAGGAGAGAAGACTCTTGCAATCAGAAAAATCGCGCGAGCAAAGTGCCCTTCAAGCGAATACGAGTGGTCTGAGGAACGTGACAACGCTGCAAACCTCCGGGACTATTGGCGACAAAGAGGATcgtgaaaattcgatgaatctCGAAGAAAGTACCAACGAACCCGGAGAAAATCCTTTGCACAACATTCTTACGGGAAAATCCGCTAATAAAGGGATTTCTCCAACGGCTCGTGAAATGTTGGCTGTTATAGCTAAAAGGATACAACAAGTGCGCGGGCAATATGCGGCGATCATGAGACTGGGTAAAAATGGTGcatgttattcgaaatattgtaACATGACCGGACAAGCTGGCAAGACTCCGGTAACGCCTCAAAGTCTTCAATCAACTTGCTATTCGCCAATTTGCTTACAAAAAGCTCGTTTGAAACGCGATCTTTTGACACTGCTCCGGAAAGCAAACGCTCTTAATAACAATCAACCCTCACCAGCCGGGAACGCGATAATGACAAATTTAATCGTAAAAAAGGACGACAAAGATGCCATAAGAAGAGATTTAGAATCGGCGGTCGCGTTGGCTACTCATTGCGCCGAGGAAGTCGCAGCCACGAATACTCCTGTAAAAAAAGGCGCCGTCGATAGTTCCGAATCGCCTTTGGCCAAAAGACAAAAATTGGACACGAGTTCAAGCAACGCCATGGACATGAAAGTTGAGGTGGACGAGGAGATGAAAGttaaagaggaaaaagattCTAAATCTATCGTGGATCCTAGCGCAGAagtaaaaagtgaaaattcgaATACGACCGCGGCAACGACTTTGACTGTCGTGAATCGTCGCGGTAGGACCGTTCAAAGATCGACCACGGCTAAAGAATTGAATCCGGACGGAAGtacgaaaatttattcgacGGTCTCAACCGAGGGCaaagtttatttgaaaaaagttgccaTTTCATTGGCCGATAGACGAAAAAAGAGAACGCCCGTGAAATATCCGTTGTGCTCAACTTTCGCGACGAAGAACAAACAACGCAGTATCCTGCTTTTGCCTCAGCAcgaattacgaaaattatctCGCTTAGGCGGACGCACACCGGTCACTGGCTTTCATCACATGGCCAAAGCCAACATGTCCGTATGGCCATATCCCTGCCCCAGGCCTCTCTTCAAAACCTGTTGGCTCTATCGGACTGTTGGCCTCAAATCTCTCGCCGCTGCTGCTCTACAATTGAGAGTACTTTGGGCTTGCCTCAGATGGGATGATATGGCCGCTAAGCCGGCAAGCTCCGATGGTAAACATCAAATTACCACTGACACCGAAATCATGTCccttgaaatattgaaacatCGTCAAGTTGGACAGTTCATGGATAGAACGCAATATCTCAGAAGGAAAGTAGTTATACCCCTTGAACTACCGAAACAAGTTAGAGGTTCGTAAAACACAACTTATATAgtaaataaaaacttacattcatagaaagataaaaatatcattcttattttctcataaattatgtttttttttttttttttttattattttttttatagaagttACGTCGATACGAAGTGGTTTGAGAAAGCGCAAACGTCCTGAATCGCCGCAAAGCACCGAGCCGCAAGTTTCCGAGGAATGGGTCGACGAGGATAAGCTCGAATTATGGGAAATAAAGCAGTACGGTGATCGGTGAGTTTTGGCAAATGGGCAATCTGACtggtttgaatttttttctccatttatttCGTCTTTGGACTTGTCCATTCGTCTTGATGTTCGTTCTTATCACTAACAAAACTAGAACcgaatttttacaaattttcttcCCATTCTTTGTTAACGCAAATGATGATGAATCGCGTGAATTGTTGAAATAAATGATTCTCTTCAGGATACTCGAGAAAATATCTTCGTCTCAGAGTTATGtgaaaatacatatttttatatttttcgagtcATTCTATTGTTCAGGATCACGAGGTTGTAGTgtaacaattttgtttttcataatctcctggggaagaaaaaaagaaaattttcggtACTAAATACCACTCGTTACTAACCCGCGGCGTTGGTGTGTTTGTCTCGTGTATCCAGGTTAGAGAAGGCTAATGCCCAGATTATTACTAGGAGTCGTTCGGGGCCGCAGCAATCAGTTGTTATTGGTCTCAATCGAGGTAGTAGCTCGTCGGTGTCTGAACAATTGGTAAGCGGCAAGGGAACGgctgaagaaataaaagaaaagatgGAACAACAATTAAGGATGCAACGAGCTGCTCATCAACAGAAACGTGCGCTCGAGACTCTAAAAAGTCCGGCCAATTCATCGCCTGGACAACTTGTTAAAGTCACTACAAATTCAAATCTCGGTAAACATCAATCGCGATTTCTAAATTCATAttccttgtttttttatttgtcatcAAACGGATAATAATTCGAGGTTAATACGATTGTTGGTAACTATTGTTGTTCGTTTCCGTGAATAATTTTCAGATGGAACCGTTAAAGTCGTATCGAAAGTTGCGATTCCGGCCAGTCCAAACACTCAAGCAAAATCTCAACTGACGTCTCTTCTTACGACGCCCAATCAGAATAAAACTTTCCTAGGAACTCGTCGTATTTACATGACGAAGTGTGAGTTTAATATTACAATAATTTATCTTAGAGACTACAATAATACTAAAACTATAGAAAAATATAACTTCACAATGataaattgaaatataaaaaatggaagatcaaaactattgaaatactCACCGTTCCCTGAGAAATCAGCTTTTTTGACACTTGAAAATTTCGACTTTTCATTGACGAATACAATGTTATCGTGGTTCAGCCTCCGATGGTACGACTCGAGTGGTGTCAGGAACAACGAGTATTTTGCCGAAAACTccacaacaacagcagcaacaacagatCCAGCCTAATCAACAAAGTGGACAACAATCATTAATAAAAGTAGCCGTTCAACAAGTTCAACAACGAGTTCAAATTCTTCGAGGTCCTGATGGGAAATTGCAAGTTCGTGGATTAATGCCAGGGCAACAACTGGTGCAAATGCCCGATGGCAAACTTCACGTACTCAATACCGGACAAACAATCGCGGCGAGTCCCTCACAGCAAGCAAGTGGACCTACGACGAATGTCGTTACGACGACACCAAAAGTTTCTACGACCACAACCAAGATCGTAACTTCGACACCGATCAAAGCAACACCTGGAAAACCAATCGCAATCAAAACTGTCAATCAAAGCTCTCAAATTTCTACACCTCAGACTGGCCAAGCGATACAACGTGTTAAGACAACCGTAACACCCAATGTTGTCAACGCCAGCATAGCTACGACACCCCAAAAAAATACGGTTGTCGTCACGAATACCGGACAAATTGTACAGGAACAGgtaaaatatatacatacatatatatatatatatatttctttaAATCACCATCTAtgtattataaaatataaaaaacgaacgGTACTTTTCACTACAAATGGGGGTTCTTATAGGTAATGACACCACTCAATCAGACTATAACGGCAAACCAAGTGGTGGTAAACAACACGAGTTTAGCGCAACAATTGGCAAGTGGGAAGGCTCAACTGGCGACGATCGGTGGCCATCAAGTTGTGATACGCAGTACACCAACGGGAAATCAAATAGTACACTTAAATTCGCCCAATAGCGGTATAATCCTTAAGAGCAACGTGGCAACAACTCCAAGTAAAAATTTGATCCAAGCTGCGACAACGACGCAACAAACGGTTCAATCGCAAATTACAACGGCAACAACGACGATGACGCCGACGATATCAACGAGCGTTCCAGCTTCAACTGCAAACGCGGCTAATCAAACTACAGAATCGTCGAACAAGAGTGTGACAGGAAGCGCGACCAGTGCCACGACGCAGACGACAACAACAAGCCAAACGCCTGTTCTACCTGCACCTGGAAGCGTCGAAGCGTCTTTGCTCGCTGGGCAACCTCCTGGCACCGTTATCAAATGCGTCACTGCTCAAGTTATTCAAACGACACAAGGCCCTAGAATCGTACTTCAAGGATTGCAAGGCAATGATTTTACACCTCAACAACTGGCCATGGTACAACAACAAGTTAAACAACAATTGCTCAAAGGTAAATCGTAGCTTCTACTATTACATTGTACCGAGTACAATTTACAATACTCTTCtcgaaatataattttcataacaatgaattattattttagctCAAGCAACTACAGGTAAACAAGGAGTTCTTGGACcaacgaaaatttatttggCTGTGCAACCAGCGCCCGGAACTCCAGCCACCCCTGTCGTTTCACAGGTGTCCACGACGCCGAGTACTCCTTCGACCCCTGTAACTAAACCAGCAGTTGTTCCTTCTTCGCCAGCTACCGCACCATCCATAAAAATCGAACCGGAAACTGTGACCGCCGAAGCATCGCAGACGGCCGTACCTGCTACACCGGAAAAACCAAAAGTCGTTGTACAACAAGTCAGCAGAGCAAGCATTCCCGAAAATGAATCATCACAAAAAACTCCACTTCCTAATGGACAACAACCTGCACAAGGATCGAAGGACGTCACACAAACAACATCAGCGAACAAATTCATTCTCACTCCAGATTACATTCAACAAAGTAAGATAtcaattgataatataaaatcTTCAATTTGAAGAAGTTCAATTTGATTTCAATATTCAGCCATTAGGCTGACGAGCATAATTTATAGTAGCAAGAGCCTCTAAAAATCTAACGATACATCGAAGTAACCAGACCATTTTTGCTTGGTGCGTTTTTCAGCTATAAAAAACGCTCTGAAGCAAGAAAACTTGAATCCCGAGATTGAAGAAAAGTTACTACAACTGCAACGATATcaggaaaaacaaatgaaagggGGAACCGAGGGTTCATTGACGAGTAATCAAAATCACAGTGTGATGACAACAACGATGAGCACAACACCGAGAGCACCTTCACGAAAAAGGCCAGCGCCACAATTGGTCAATACACCGAGTACAACACCAACAACAACGAACGCGACAACGACAACCACACAAAATTCTACACCGGGTGTTCAGAcaaccgaaaaaaatcatgattgGACTGAGCCAGCGCGAAAAAGGGCCGCGCCTAGTAGGCAAGAGCATCGCGAAGTTTCCAGGTGAGATAATtgaatcgttttttattccattctcAGACTTCAATTTGTCGCATTTATTTTTGCTGCTCGCATTGCTTTCATTCCTTCATGTATCTCACGCCATGCCTATTTTATTTCAGGACTAACCGATCTGTCGACGACTGTCGCGCGTAATTAACCAATTTCATTTACCAAAATAATAAACTAAGTTTCACgtagtattattatttttttttttaatcgattgtGACTTGTTTGTATAGTTTGTTTTTTACAATGCGTGTATCGCAAAACGTAGATTGTGTTGAACTTGTTTTACTTTTGAGACAAATTTTTacttaaggaaaaaaaatacaaaggaaTTGTAACAATCGCTGCATTTTAGTCGTTTCACGCATTAACCACCATTGGCTTCTAATATcctattcgtttcttttttttttttgtaaacgattttctttctgTATACACGAAACGGTTGTTGGCTAATCAAAATCTTGGCTCGAaaagaaaatgtgaaattcAAAGAGCCGGGGGTAAGAAAAGTCGAAAAAGTTTGGGgatcataaaaaaatcgcGCTCACGAAAACCAAAGTTTTTGCTTCTTAACGTGTAGTTGGGGGATTACTTTCTCAGGACTCATAAGATAAACGAGATAACGGAGAACGAGACGACACCGAAAAGTCGGGCGGGAAAATTGAAAGATTCACAAGAGGCGAGAAGAAAACTGCAGGTACATTCGCGTATGCAAGTACTTCTGTTTCGCCACAAAGAACTTCTCAAGAAGGACATACTCAAGAAACGAGCTTTGCTCGAAAAGGAGCTCCAAATAGATATTCAGGTATATCAACTgttattttacaacattcctgggcaaaaaattttcataaagatTGCATAAAATGGTTATAAttctcaaaaaatatattcagaaGGATCTCTCCGCTGAGTTGACAACGAGGACGAAAGCCGAAAGACACAAACAGGACGAGGTCAAAGTTGGTAGCGCGAAGCGCAAATCAAACGCTCAACCACCTCAGCAAGCGAGTCCAACAAGTCGAAGACCAAAGAAGCACCGAAGTTCGCAAGGAAATAGCAATACACCACCTGGCGTTTCAGCAGTATCGGCAAATAATCgtctgaaaaaagaaaaactctaCTGCCTCTGCAGGACACCGTATGACGAGACTAAGTACGATTTCTCAtatctatttttcatctaCGCTAAATAGAcaatcattgaataaaatattgaattatCTATCATTGTtgtgatttatttattcatgagattttttaaatacgtgttTCAGATTTTACGTTGGTTGCGATTTATGTAATAACTGGTTCCACGGCGAATGCGTCGGGATCACCGAAGAAATGAGTAAATCCCTTTCGGAATTTGTATGTACAGAATGTCGTCATGCACGAGAAACTCAAGAACTTTACTGTCTTTGCAAGCAACCGTATGACGAGTCTCAGTAAGTCAAATAAATTCGCAAAGGAAATAACTGTTTGTTAGTTACATTTATCGATTGAATCTAACGATGTattgtttattgaattttgtcagattttaCATTTGTTGTGACAAGTGTCAGGACTGGTTCCACGGACGTTGTGTCGGAATCCTCCAATCAGAGGCCGATAACATTGATGAATACGTTTGTCCGAATTGCCAACGAAATTCATCTGTCAATTTcgcgaatatgaaaaatctgaaCAACAAGGATTTAGACTTGTTGAAAAAACTCATAAAACAGATACAGGTGAGTAGAAGCAAAGAAATTTTATATAAGTTAAAATAATCTCCCGAGTTTGGATGCACgttaaaattgatgaaaaatttttcatttgtcaaAAACTAGGCACACAAAAGTGCTTGGCCTTTTATGGAGCCAGTAGACCCGAATGAAGCGCCAGATTATTACAAAGTCATAAAGGAACCTATGGgtacgtaataaaaaaaatttcgttcataTGGTTCTTTTGTCCCTTCGAATTTCTACTCATAATTCGCTCAAACCGATAGAAATTGTTTTCTCAATCATCATCctgattaattttcaattccctTTATCGGTATAAAaagttgttaatttttattggtgattTCGTCCGGTAAAttgatatatattttcgatgtGTGAGAACAGACCTTCAAACGATTGAATTGAGGATAACTGACAGATCGTACAAGAAGCTCAGCGAGTTTATTGGCGACATGACAAAGATATTTGACAACTGTCGTTACTACAATCCAAAGGAGTCACCGTTTTTCAAGTGTGCTGAATCTCTCGAGACTTATTTCGTTCATAAAATCAAAAGCCTTAGGGAAAAGTTTTCCGAAGGTAAATGAGGTACGGAAGATGGggacgaatgaattttttcagcaaGTGCCAGTGAAGTTTTGCGTTTAACGAAGGGACTTGTTTTCGGTGCCAGTAAATGAAAGTGAAACATCTCGAACGAAATTACCCCCATCATCACCGCCCTCAAATCGACCCCCGAGAACAAAGCGTATCTCGTTCATAAATTTTAAGATCCTAACTGTTTAAGGCAGAATAGCTTCGTAAAGATTCTTTATTTATTAGCAAGCTGTGtgaatacatatatatttttgtctccttttttcttgctaccgaagtttttattttcctcgggTGAATAATGGAACGAATTTTGTGGCGCCGGAGAAAACGACGAGTGCTAGTGTGTGAATGCGCGAGATAACAAAATAAGAGGAAAAATCACACGGCATTGTATTCATATTTATAGTATACATGTTAACAAAACACATGTATGAATTCTAATATGCATggttaaaaaggaaaaacgatACAATCCCAAAAGATGAAAATCTCTGATTAGTGTAGAGTAACGAGTCAGTGGCCATAaggcaatttaaaaaatcatgaccAGCGATTTCTTAGCGAGCGTTGAACAACACGAATTTTGTTTCGCGTAAGGAATTCAATTATTATGATGATTTTATcacttattattattattattattattattattattattattattattattattattattattattattattattattacgctTAATATTAACATTTTCGTTAAGATTGAAAGATAAACACAAAGCGTGACCAAGACGTTCCGGTAACAGTTAACATAACGAGAAATGAAGAagacaaaaaacaatttcaggcgAGAATACAACAACACTTTTCTAGCTGTAAGATTAATTAATAGGATTAAAAGAAGGAGGGCGCGCataataaattgtacaaatttgtttattatgCTCAGAAAAAAGTAATTGTCATTACTTGCGTTGTTTTAATCACATAAATTTTCTATGAAATTGTTTATAAACGAAGACATATGATGTTTAGGCTGtaagaaataatgaataaaatcgagaaaattgaaatacaaaaaaaaggaagaaatgaGCACAGGCCTTTTCCCAGGCTTTGTAAATATCGATAAACCGAacaagaaatttgaaaaaaaaaggaagcgcCCGTGAACGTCCTACTTGGAGAACGGACTTTCCGGGTGAataaatgagtaaaaaaaaaacatgagcgCTGATTTCAATGACAGCCattgttaatatttattatcgtGACGATCGCTGCGGGAtttcgaaacaaaaataacataCTGACACTCAATCATTCGAGAATATTTGCGTCGTGTATAGAacggaaaatgatgaaatcaaCGTCAGAATGGCAAAGAATTGAGACATTTATCAGTTTGTCATAATCGCTCTCATTGCTATATCGACGGAAATAGGAAAAAGCGCGAGTAAGTCAGTCCGCGAAATGCCGAGTTTTTGAGCAGGAAACTCATCAAGGTCAAACCCAAACAGCACGCTACGATCTGTTTTCTCTCATGAATTTtgcgaaaaaatcgtaaaatttgtgCAAAAGATCTACGAGACAAACACGCGATATTGACGATTGAacaaataatgaagaaaaatcactTAAATTGAAGGTTTTTCCGTCAGCGTAAATTGGCTTGTACAGTATTTTTCATGTGATTCGATGTCACCAATAACCGGCAAATATTTGTcgtttcatttacaattttcagTTGGTTTCTTCAGTTCTCCGATTTTCAAtaagttttattttctcgaaaatattaaattacGAGAAAAATGCTGCAGTTCAAAACTTGATCGAAATATCGGAGTAATCGGTGAACATTGTGTGACTATACGTTTTCAAAATCTTCTAATCTACTCACTAAAGCAAAGAAAGCATTATTACGTCACTGAAGAAGAGTGAAATAATATTGAGTAATTGTACCGAAAAATGCGAAGCTTGGCTACATCCACTCGTCACAGCACTTATCAATATTAACTCTAACCT includes:
- the E(bx) gene encoding nucleosome-remodeling factor subunit NURF301 isoform X1, translating into MTGRGGKRRGRPPKSVVMERPKKFQYHLMKKPKYLQHKAGCETPSSQPSTPTLSRASSPVESEESRRSTRSRKQKALKEKHARKGGHVGGAYQRRGYNPNVDYHDSEYHYGSDFGDESSEKSDQDDDVIQSEVESSESIEEPDPSSDSDFSLSSFSTTSGTPRKALLGQQRAPSPEPLWLQNRELPKLEIPKSSEDLLIPKEHVMSCLSIYEVLRHFRTLVRLSSFRFEDFCAALTCDDQTNLLAEIHIMLIKALLREEDSQQTHFGPLDQKDSVNVGLYFVDPMTWPEVLRSYVESDKHFDENILKIITNSEYPFTPLEDRLKVLQFLTDQFLITNPVREDLLHEGNMHYDDHCRVCHRLGDLLCCETCPAVFHLECVEPPLVDVPTEDWQCSICKAHKITGVVDCVPDVEKNGLLCRQEHLGFDRHGRKYWFLARRVFVESEDGQVWYYSTPLQFEELMSSLDKNEMEVALYRELSDYKDEIVRQMELTETITNQIKGNKKSYLEVENAAILKQKKERADKKEKEEEEKREKERQNAEDAVRRMHEGTDSVEENMASTSDQESQKPVETTEEAKSSEISEKSQDTAGPKGVKIEETEETGMDTEETISTIVKDGKKHSIVTRSKTGSLQPRTFNMDDLKRRSTAIMSKEELEKLEKLDKSTKDEGVEGTRLTRQKAHQIATGTHLFKLGMDNNFKTYVNQYSTNPIALNKPQRNEERDKKRHLSHKFSLTQASEFKWIGSLTGTRALLVSTIRQTILQLESNIQAPFMHTNWPLLRKPWTAAVGACVNPRDFARALIVLQACIKSVVFASVWHDQLGHVKLQRVTALEREEKKRLDKKEKKEKEDEEERNRLTYNFVKYTLGLKHQVWKQKGEEYRVHGQWGWLWISSSRRYKFQATNKLGLLGGPQKIMVQIRDQDGLKILALDPSTYDFLMNEYCLPKEEQEEKTVPKIKEEIEPEDELKERLADDSTQETKKVEIKSETGEKNPLVSTETVKTEPKACPSFLAGMKIEKVFSPIEKFDEIDITKALTTHGRLHYPKIAKKTRIDDFLSRRTHLKLLEERRLLQSEKSREQSALQANTSGLRNVTTLQTSGTIGDKEDRENSMNLEESTNEPGENPLHNILTGKSANKGISPTAREMLAVIAKRIQQVRGQYAAIMRLGKNGACYSKYCNMTGQAGKTPVTPQSLQSTCYSPICLQKARLKRDLLTLLRKANALNNNQPSPAGNAIMTNLIVKKDDKDAIRRDLESAVALATHCAEEVAATNTPVKKGAVDSSESPLAKRQKLDTSSSNAMDMKVEVDEEMKVKEEKDSKSIVDPSAEVKSENSNTTAATTLTVVNRRGRTVQRSTTAKELNPDGSTKIYSTVSTEGKVYLKKVAISLADRRKKRTPVKYPLCSTFATKNKQRSILLLPQHELRKLSRLGGRTPVTGFHHMAKANMSVWPYPCPRPLFKTCWLYRTVGLKSLAAAALQLRVLWACLRWDDMAAKPASSDGKHQITTDTEIMSLEILKHRQVGQFMDRTQYLRRKVVIPLELPKQVREVTSIRSGLRKRKRPESPQSTEPQVSEEWVDEDKLELWEIKQYGDRLEKANAQIITRSRSGPQQSVVIGLNRGSSSSVSEQLVSGKGTAEEIKEKMEQQLRMQRAAHQQKRALETLKSPANSSPGQLVKVTTNSNLDGTVKVVSKVAIPASPNTQAKSQLTSLLTTPNQNKTFLGTRRIYMTKSSDGTTRVVSGTTSILPKTPQQQQQQQIQPNQQSGQQSLIKVAVQQVQQRVQILRGPDGKLQVRGLMPGQQLVQMPDGKLHVLNTGQTIAASPSQQASGPTTNVVTTTPKVSTTTTKIVTSTPIKATPGKPIAIKTVNQSSQISTPQTGQAIQRVKTTVTPNVVNASIATTPQKNTVVVTNTGQIVQEQVMTPLNQTITANQVVVNNTSLAQQLASGKAQLATIGGHQVVIRSTPTGNQIVHLNSPNSGIILKSNVATTPSKNLIQAATTTQQTVQSQITTATTTMTPTISTSVPASTANAANQTTESSNKSVTGSATSATTQTTTTSQTPVLPAPGSVEASLLAGQPPGTVIKCVTAQVIQTTQGPRIVLQGLQGNDFTPQQLAMVQQQVKQQLLKAQATTGKQGVLGPTKIYLAVQPAPGTPATPVVSQVSTTPSTPSTPVTKPAVVPSSPATAPSIKIEPETVTAEASQTAVPATPEKPKVVVQQVSRASIPENESSQKTPLPNGQQPAQGSKDVTQTTSANKFILTPDYIQQTIKNALKQENLNPEIEEKLLQLQRYQEKQMKGGTEGSLTSNQNHSVMTTTMSTTPRAPSRKRPAPQLVNTPSTTPTTTNATTTTTQNSTPGVQTTEKNHDWTEPARKRAAPSRQEHREVSRTNRSVDDCRATHKINEITENETTPKSRAGKLKDSQEARRKLQVHSRMQVLLFRHKELLKKDILKKRALLEKELQIDIQKDLSAELTTRTKAERHKQDEVKVGSAKRKSNAQPPQQASPTSRRPKKHRSSQGNSNTPPGVSAVSANNRLKKEKLYCLCRTPYDETKFYVGCDLCNNWFHGECVGITEEMSKSLSEFVCTECRHARETQELYCLCKQPYDESQFYICCDKCQDWFHGRCVGILQSEADNIDEYVCPNCQRNSSVNFANMKNLNNKDLDLLKKLIKQIQAHKSAWPFMEPVDPNEAPDYYKVIKEPMDLQTIELRITDRSYKKLSEFIGDMTKIFDNCRYYNPKESPFFKCAESLETYFVHKIKSLREKFSEGK